In a genomic window of Mercenaria mercenaria strain notata chromosome 19, MADL_Memer_1, whole genome shotgun sequence:
- the LOC123542203 gene encoding uncharacterized protein LOC123542203 yields the protein MVDNDATNTQLWDALNNGETGEVVTLLRGNVVDIDYRDVTHDLQTFLMRVCYVNIETEELLDILEAIFDHSPDVNIKDSWGRTVLMHACIANKPVIIEGLLEYEYTDVGLVDFEGNSVLSFAVQNCDVFTLEDILQHRSGPKLLSIHNFKGQSPYTIAQKSGDKTVIKLFDSYLNKTIGLEKKKKRKPRNRDVIKLPPTYSPSPERSARRPSPKHEVQYNSNVQCNYERLHSTRNELKLDIDATKSILTSENDVRDKCESAPVLRGERICRDEVVSSLSLSSPKLARRHHKQDCLLQETLLLNQSRNFPQVKSENKLTSKTENKLDLPEYSLRKQRRPSISLPDLRSVSGFLVNSGSSTPTTEGGDISKRSTPTKDDDNVSDDDDDDDVFSRSCPSSRLKSKPIFKRQISERQVILPDINKGNTTLSSSANFSKGITSRTRQRKYSNSDDQLNRTLLKN from the exons ATGGTGGATAATGATGCCACCAATACACAGTTATGGGACGCTCTTAATAACGGTGAAACTGGGGAGGTCGTAACACTATTACGTGGCAATGTCGTCGACATTGATTATCGTGACGTCACACACGACCTTCAGACGTTTTTAATGAGGGTCTGTTACGTCAATATAGAGACAGAAGAATTGCTGGATATTTTGGAAGCTATTTTTGATCATAGCCCGGATGTTAATATAAAAGACTCATGGGGCCGGACAGTTCTTATGCACGCATGTATTGCTAACAAACCAGTAATCATTGAAGGACTTTTAGAATACGAATATACGGACGTCGGACTGGTTGACTTTGAAGGAAATTCAGTGTTGTCGTTCGCGGTACAAAACTGTGACGTCTTCACCTTGGAGGATATTCTCCAACATCGAAGCGGTCCGAAATTACTTTCCATACATAACTTTAAAG GCCAGTCGCCGTATACAATTGCACAGAAAAGTGGCGATAAAACAGTGATCAAGCTCTTTGACTCATATCTCAACAAAACTATTGGTCTAGAGAAGAAAAAGAAACGGAAACCTAGGAATCGTGACGTAATTAAACTTCCGCCCACTTACTCACCTTCACCAGAACGAAGTGCAAGGAGACCCTCTCCTAAACACGAAGTGCAATATAATTCAAACGTTCAGTGCAATTACGAACGGCTTCATAGCACAAGAAATGAACTCAAATTAGATATAGATGCGACCAAAAGcattttaacttctgaaaatgaTGTTAGAGACAAATGCGAATCTGCGCCTGTTCTCCGTGGAGAAAGAATATGTAGGGACGAAGTAGTGTCGTCATTGTCACTGTCATCACCTAAACTAGCTCGCAGACATCATAAACAAGACTGTTTGCTACAAGAAACTTTATTACTCAATCAGTCGCGCAATTTTCCTCAAGTGAAATCAGAAAACAAACTCACAagcaaaactgaaaataaacttGATCTTCCGGAATATAGTTTGCGGAAACAGAGACGCCCGTCCATTTCACTTCCGGACTTGCGCAGTGTGTCGGGATTTCTTGTGAATTCAGGGAGCAGCACGCCGACAACAGAAGGAGGCGATATTTCTAAAAGGAGCACTCCGACAAAAGATGACGATAACgtaagtgatgatgatgatgatgatgatgtcttTTCACGCAGTTGTCCGAGTTCTAGATTGAAATCTAAACCGATATTCAAGCGTCAGATCAGTGAAAGGCAAGTGATTCTTCCGGATATTAACAAAGGGAACACAACTCTTTCATCGTCTGCAAATTTTAGTAAAGGGATTACTTCCCGTACAAGGCAAAGGAAATACTCAAACAGCGACGACCAACTAAATCGGACACTcttgaaaaattaa
- the LOC123542186 gene encoding scavenger receptor cysteine-rich domain superfamily protein-like translates to MYLRQVAIFVHTCILLTQGILGADQVTQARLVGGSSNGTGRLELLYNGQWVTVYGSYSSSYFNTNDAKVACRMLGYGNSGIAQSFSNAPVLFGQGTGSVLNHRFHCRGNETDLRQCGSSSWSVSTSTSHTYDVGITCEPTKVRLADGDTPQSGRVEVYFKGQWSSICDTGFDNTDARVICNMLGYKDTGIAKAFTGAHFGLGSGDIIMTSLDCKGTETDIKSCSPNWGHSTCNHRKDAGVNCDSTPIRLENGPTNSSGRVEIYHGGHWGTICGNYEFDQPDVTVICKMLGFNNPNAFGYKNAFYGEGTGNVIISNMKCDGSESDIAQCQSSTWSVSTSSGGCDHTTDVGVNCAGVTEIRLVDGTSEQSGRVEIYHNGHWGTLSDGYFDNHDLRVICRMLGYEYSSKSFFMKGAHYGSGIGEIIATRLQCNGDEDDIGQCSAEWWPQTTSQSHDHDVGVNCDGVIPIKLVGGNSSASGRVELYHNGLYGTICSRSFDRYDLTVVCRMLGFDSIPKNAYWYPAASYSQGLGEIVVSDLTCNGIENSLGQCGGRWPAYSSCDHSQDVFVNCNGAAEKIRLVNGASHYSGRVEIFHSGQWATICDDYFDRADAVVICRMLKFQNPEKAVAYKRAHFGRANDTIPIVATSLHCNGLETNLGQCNPSWNPSYCSHSQDISVDCCPNCQDPIVGRK, encoded by the exons ATGTATCTAAGACAAGTAGCAATTTTT GTACATACGTGTATTTTGCTTACACAAGGGATACTGG GGGCGGATCAGGTAACCCAGGCTCGATTGGTTGGGGGTAGCAGTAACGGCACGGGTCGGCTAGAACTACTTTACAATGGTCAATGGGTTACGGTATACGGAAGCTATTCATCGTCATATTTTAATACCAATGATGCAAAGGTTGCGTGCAGAATGCTTGGATACGGAAACAG tggaaTTGCTCAGTCTTTTTCAAACGCGCCCGTCCTTTTCGGACAAGGGACTGGGTCGGTGTTAAACCACAGGTTCCACTGTAGAGGAAACGAGACCGATTTACGTCAGTGTGGCAGTAGTTCTTGGAGCGTATCGACGTCAACGAGTCATACTTATGACGTCGGGATCACTTGTGAGC CAACAAAAGTGAGACTAGCAGATGGCGACACACCACAGTCTGGGAGAGTGGAAGTGTATTTCAAG GGCCAATGGTCATCGATCTGTGACACAGGATTTGACAACACAGACGCACGTGTAATATGCAACATGCTTGGATATAAAGACAC aGGCATTGCAAAGGCGTTTACTGGTGCCCATTTCGGACTAGGTTCAGGGGATATAATCATGACGTCGTTAGATTGCAAAGGTACAGAGACGGACATAAAGAGTTGCTCGCCAAATTGGGGTCATAGCACGTGCAATCATCGCAAAGATGCCGGCGTGAACTGTGACA GCACACCAATAAGATTGGAGAACGGTCCAACAAATAGTTCCGGTCGCGTAGAGATATATCATGGCGGACATTGGGGAACTATTTGCGGAAACTACGAGTTTGACCAACCTGATGTGACGGTTATTTGTAAAATGCTGGGGTTTAACAATCC aaatgcgTTTgggtataaaaatgcattttatggaGAAGGAACTGGTAACGTCATTATAAGTAATATGAAATGTGACGGTTCCGAGTCAGATATCGCCCAGTGTCAATCGTCTACATGGTCTGTTTCAACAAGCTCAGGAGGTTGCGACCACACAACTGATGTGGGTGTGAACTGCGCTGGTG TAACGGAAATTCGATTGGTTGATGGAACTTCGGAACAGTCGGGCAGGGTTGAGATTTATCATAACGGACATTGGGGAACGTTGTCAGATGGTTACTTTGATAACCATGATTTAAGAGTCATCTGTAGGATGCTCGGATATGAGTATTC TTCCAAGTCCTTCTTCATGAAGGGTGCACACTATGGCAGTGGTATTGGAGAAATAATCGCTACACGTCTACAATGTAACGGGGATGAGGACGATATTGGCCAGTGCTCGGCTGAATGGTGGCCTCAGACTACTTCTCAAAGCCATGACCATGACGTCGGGGTCAATTGTGACGGGG TTATTCCAATCAAACTTGTTGGTGGAAACAGCAGTGCGTCAGGCAGGGTTGAACTGTATCACAATGGTTTATATGGTACAATATGCAGTCGTTCTTTCGATCGTTATGACCTGACTGTAGTATGTCGAATGCTTGGATTTGACAGCATACC GAAAAATGCTTATTGGTACCCGGCTGCAAGTTACTCCCAAGGTCTTGGAGAAATAGTGGTATCTGACCTTACATGTAACGGGATCGAGAACAGTCTCGGGCAGTGTGGAGGCCGCTGGCCGGCATACAGCAGCTGTGATCACAGCCAGGATGTATTTGTCAACTGTAATGGAG CCGCTGAGAAGATCCGACTTGTGAACGGTGCAAGCCACTATTCCGGCAGAGTAGAGATTTTCCACTCAGGTCAATGGGCAACTATTTGTGACGACTACTTTGATAGGGCTGATGCTGTTGTTATCTGTAGAATGCTGAAATTTCAAAATCC AGAGAAAGCTGTTGCGTATAAACGGGCACATTTTGGCAGGGCCAATGACACTATTCCTATAGTAGCCACTAGCCTTCACTGTAACGGACTTGAAACCAATTTAGGACAATGCAACCCAAGTTGGAATCCTAGTTACTGCAGCCATTCCCAGGATATAAGTGTAGATTGTTGCC CAAACTGTCAGGATCCAATAGTTGGAAGGAAATAG